The following coding sequences are from one Nymphalis io chromosome 5, ilAglIoxx1.1, whole genome shotgun sequence window:
- the LOC126768634 gene encoding vesicle-fusing ATPase 1-like, producing the protein MSSMRMKAAKCPSDELAVTNCALINPDDFPSDVKHLEISTGPSQHFVFSIRFYNGVDRGTVGFSAPQRKWATLSIGQSIDVKPFKPTNADCLCSVTMEADFMLKKTTSMEPYDSEQMARDFLIQFSNQMFTVGQQLAFSFQEKKVLSLIVKNLEAVDVQALAAGSNAVPRRVRMGRLLPDACIQFDKAENSSLNLIGKAKGKQPRQSIINPDWDFGKMGIGGLDNEFNAIFRRAFASRVFPPEVVEQLGCKHVKGILLFGPPGTGKTLMARQIGKMLNAREPKIVNGPQILDKYVGESEANIRRLFADAEEEEKRCGPNSGLHIIIFDEIDAICKARGSVGGNTGVHDTVVNQLLSKIDGVDQLNNILVIGMTNRRDMIDEALLRPGRLEVQMEIGLPDEKGRVQILNIHTKRMKEYKKIAEDVDSKELATLTKNFSGAEIEGLVRAAQSTAMNRLIKASSKVEVDPEAMEKLMVERGDFLHALENDIKPAFGTAAETLENFLTRGIINWGTPVSSLLEDGQLYIQQSRATEASGLVSVLLEGPPNSGKTALAAQLAKFSDFPFVKVCSPEDMVGFTETAKCLQIRKYFDDAYRSSLSCILVDNIERLLDYGPIGPRYSNLTLQALLVLLKKQPPKGRKLLILCTSSRRQVLEDMEMLSAFTGVLHVHNLSQPEHVLAVLEQSDAFSRRDLAAIKRDLRGAKIFIGIKKLLALVDMVKQTDEDSRVVKFLTKLQEEGGLDLGTSIH; encoded by the exons ATGTCCTCAATG cgCATGAAAGCAGCAAAATGTCCCTCGGACGAATTAGCAGTCACCAACTGCGCTCTTATCAACCCGGATGATTTTCCCAGTGATGTTAA GCATTTAGAGATCTCAACTGGACCTTCACAACACTTTGTCTTCAGCATCAGATTTTACAATGGGGTGGACCGAGGAACAGTTGGTTTCTCAGCACCGCAAAGGAAATGGGCTACATTGTCCATTGGACAG AGTATTGATGTGAAACCCTTCAAACCAACAAATGCTGATTGCTTATGCAGTGTCACCATGGAGGCTGATTTTATGCTGAAGAAAAC gaCATCTATGGAGCCCTACGACTCCGAACAAATGGCTCGTGACTTCCTGATTCAGTTCTCGAATCAAATGTTCACGGTTGGGCAACAACTCGCTTTCTCGTTCCAGGAAAAGAAAGTACTCTCGTTAATCGTGAAAAATCTAGAAG CTGTGGATGTACAAGCCTTGGCTGCTGGTTCCAACGCAGTGCCTCGTCGAGTCAGAATGGGCAGATTGCTTCCGGACGCTTGTATCCAATTCGATAAAGCAGAAAACTCTTCATTAAACCTCATTGGCAAAGCTAAGgg TAAGCAGCCTCGTCAGTCTATCATCAACCCAGACTGGGATTTCGGCAAAATGGGAATCGGTGGTCTGGACAATGAATTCAACGCTATCTTCAGACGAGCGTTCGCCTCCCGTGTCTTCCCACCCGAAGTTGTTGAGCAGCTGG GCTGCAAACACGTGAAGGGTATATTGTTGTTTGGCCCACCCGGTACTGGTAAAACATTGATGGCCCGTCAGATTGGTAAAATGTTAAACGCTAGAGAACCGAAGATCGTCAACGGTCCACAAATATTGGACAAATATGTTGGCGAGAGTGAGGCTAATATCAGGAGATTGTTCGCGGACgctgaagaagaagaaaaaagg TGTGGTCCAAACAGTGGCCTTCACATTATAATCTTTGACGAAATCGATGCCATCTGCAAAGCGAGAGGCTCCGTCGGAGGCAACACCGGAGTCCACGACACGGTTGTCAACCAACTGCTCTCCAAGATCGATG GGGTGGACCAATTGAACAATATTTTGGTAATCGGTATGACGAACAGACGGGACATGATAGACGAGGCTCTACTCCGACCTGGTCGCTTGGAAGTCCAGATGGAAATCGGTCTACCCGATGAGAAAGGTCGCGTTCAGATATTGAACATCCATACCAAGCGTATGAAGGAGTATAAGAAGATCGCTGAAGATGTGGACTCCAAG GAATTGGCGACCCTCACGAAGAACTTCTCAGGCGCAGAAATCGAAGGTCTCGTTCGTGCAGCTCAGTCCACTGCCATGAATCGTCTTATTAAGGCATCGAGCAAAGTGGAAGTGGATCCCGAAGCCATGGAAAAACTTATGGTGGAAAGAGGGGATTTCTTACACGCCCTTGAAAATGATATCAAACCG GCATTCGGTACAGCTGCGGAAACTTTGGAAAATTTCCTGACTCGTGGTATTATTAATTGGGGAACACCGGTTTCATCTCTTTTGGAAGACGGACAGTTATACATCCAGCAGTCGAGAGCGACCGAGGCTAGCG GTCTGGTATCGGTGTTGTTAGAGGGTCCGCCTAACAGCGGTAAGACTGCCTTAGCGGCTCAACTGGCGAAGTTCTCCGACTTCCCATTTGTCAAGGTCTGCTCGCCTGAAGACATGGTTGGTTTTACTGAAACCGCCAAATGCTTGCAGATTCGAAAg TACTTCGACGACGCATACCGCTCGAGCCTGTCCTGCATCCTGGTGGATAACATCGAGCGTCTCCTCGACTACGGACCCATCGGCCCGCGCTACTCCAATCTAACGCTGCAGGCTCTACTTGTCCTGCTGAAAAAGCAGCCGCCAAAAGGCAGGAAGCTGCTTATTTTGTGCACCAGCAGTCGGAG ACAGGTGCTGGAGGACATGGAGATGCTGTCGGCGTTCACGGGCGTGCTGCACGTGCACAACCTGTCGCAGCCCGAGCACGTGCTGGCCGTGCTGGAGCAGAGCGACGCCTTCTCGCGCCGCGACCTCGCCGCCATCAAGCGCGACCTGCGCGGCGCCAA GATCTTTATTGGCATCAAAAAGCTGCTGGCTCTGGTGGACATGGTGAAACAGACCGACGAAGATTCAAGAGTAGTTAAATTTCTCACAAAGCTGCAAGAGGAGGGTGGACTCGACCTCGGAACCAGTATTCATTAA
- the LOC126768643 gene encoding uncharacterized protein LOC126768643 isoform X1, which translates to MASISHTSMFILLFVLSYTISSISAECSIPVVLRNTWFSFENGKQTITDINANEMTGRGLCVNIKADYHVNYTMVFQYTKCYYCVKLIVRTVNVLEKIETPCVDVGQDEEPTVERVCKGLNPDQSLTTLFSENSVPVNCRSSLEGVWQFAYQNRFRFTGECKHPDAQIKSCQTAGTQFLITNQKFNITYRKCSGMSGTFDGVVEYSCLGHWFVDKNHFFAVANTKESRKDERYRCFLKNRDDDLYIGASITPQCNTLKTVEKSPERYRITPVKAEVVEPGCRLPQNFSGDWINTANIDADVFINETHIIETYYPDESRSRRTIYVCREQRDSRVMMARLTVDGCQKDYVCFDFVPQHHNVIRYRKGLAMIQSNFHTVCSWVQFKNTQQWRYDIFLKKVPTPIRCPVAGKFNFTQRGDVRFETRILGGVTLSPRPNLYCKLNLSDFSVCDTEQKTIQIKENYCLSVDYLGRPVDIYSDPDYKMNCIGYWKENLKSYLITFDELDPFSKYRCWVYQRADLNRVLMSQALGPYCDLKQDVTSWNYTEGAAVAIEMEEYERERDQCPMRFDDGSDPWTNKENHVKIFSFSYSFWRSNSASTLEIFAPLLVAALIYLLK; encoded by the exons atggcCTCAATATCACACACatcaatgtttatattattatttgtactttcataCACAA TCTCTTCAATATCGGCTGAATGCTCTATTCCTGTAGTTTTAAGGAATACATggttttcttttgaaaatggAAAACAAACGATTACTGATATTAATGCAAATGAGATGACAGGAAG AGGGTTGTGTGTTAATATTAAAGCTGATTACCATGTTAACTACACAATGGTATTCCAGTACACCAAATGCTACTATTGTGTTAAACTAATAGTTCGGACTGTTAATGTTTTGGAGAAAATTGAAACACCATGTGTGGATGTTGGACAAGACGAAGAGCCAACAGTTGAAAGAGTCTGCAAAGGACTTAATCCCGATCAATCTCTAACTACATTGTTCTCAGAGAATTCTGTCCCA GTGAATTGCAGATCATCACTTGAAGGTGTGTGGCAGTTTGCCTATCAGAATCGTTTCAGGTTTACTGGAGAGTGCAAGCATCCAGATGCTCAGATCAAATCCTGTCAAACAGCTGGCACACAGTTTTTGATTACTAATCAGAAGTTTAATATCACATATAGGAAGTGCTCTGGAATGTCTGGTACTTTTGATGGTGTTGTTGAATATAGCTGTTTag gtcATTGGTTTGTTGATAAAAATCATTTCTTTGCTGTTGCAAACACGAAAGAGTCTCGTAAAGATGAAAGATACCGTTGCTTTTTAAAAAACAGAGATGATGATTTATATATTGGTGCATCAATTACTCCACAGTGCAATACATTAAAAACTGTTGAGAAATCACCAGAGAGATACAGAATTACTCCTGTGAAG gcAGAGGTAGTAGAACCAGGATGTCGATTACCACAAAACTTTTCTGGTGATTGGATCAACACTGCTAATATTGATGctgatgtttttattaatgaaacacATATAATTGAAACTTATTATCCCGATGAGAGCAGATCCAGGCGTACTATTTATGTCTGCAG AGAACAACGTGACAGTCGTGTAATGATGGCTCGCCTTACTGTTGACGGTTGTCAGAAGGATTATGTCTGCTTCGATTTTGTACCACAACATCACAATGTTATAAG ATATCGTAAAGGTTTAGCTATGATACAGAGTAATTTCCATACAGTATGCTCATGGGTGCAATTTAAAAATACGCAGCAATGGCGATACGATATTTTCCTGAAAAAAGTTCCCACACCCATACGTTGTCCTGTAGccggtaaatttaattttacacaaaGGGGTGACGTTCGATTCGAAACAAGAATTTTGGGTGGTGTAACACTGAGCCCTCGACCAAACTTGTACTGCAAGTTGAATTTAAGTGACTTTTCAGTTTGTGACACAGAACAAAAGACTATTCAAATAAAGGAAAATTACTGTCTTTCTGTAGACTATTTAGGTAGACCAGTAGATATTTACAGTGATCCcgattataaaatgaattgtatAGGTTATTGGAAAGAGAATTTGAAATCTTATCTCATTACCTTTGATGAGTTAGATCCCTTCTCAAAGTACAGATGCTGGGTTTATCAGAGAGCTGATCTAAACAG GGTTCTCATGTCTCAAGCGTTGGGTCCATACTGTGACCTAAAACAGGATGTGACCTCATGGAACTATACAGAAGGCGCAGCAGTCGCCATTGAAATGGAGGAGTACGAAAGAGAAAGAGATCAATGCCCTATGCGTTTTGATGATGGAAGTGATCCTTGgacaaataaagaaaatcatGTTAAAATTTTCTCTTTCAGTTACTCATTTTGGAGGAGTAATTCTGCATCTACATTAGAAATATTTGCCCCACTTTTAGTTGCagctttaatttacttattgaaATAG
- the LOC126768643 gene encoding uncharacterized protein LOC126768643 isoform X2, with product MTGRGLCVNIKADYHVNYTMVFQYTKCYYCVKLIVRTVNVLEKIETPCVDVGQDEEPTVERVCKGLNPDQSLTTLFSENSVPVNCRSSLEGVWQFAYQNRFRFTGECKHPDAQIKSCQTAGTQFLITNQKFNITYRKCSGMSGTFDGVVEYSCLGHWFVDKNHFFAVANTKESRKDERYRCFLKNRDDDLYIGASITPQCNTLKTVEKSPERYRITPVKAEVVEPGCRLPQNFSGDWINTANIDADVFINETHIIETYYPDESRSRRTIYVCREQRDSRVMMARLTVDGCQKDYVCFDFVPQHHNVIRYRKGLAMIQSNFHTVCSWVQFKNTQQWRYDIFLKKVPTPIRCPVAGKFNFTQRGDVRFETRILGGVTLSPRPNLYCKLNLSDFSVCDTEQKTIQIKENYCLSVDYLGRPVDIYSDPDYKMNCIGYWKENLKSYLITFDELDPFSKYRCWVYQRADLNRVLMSQALGPYCDLKQDVTSWNYTEGAAVAIEMEEYERERDQCPMRFDDGSDPWTNKENHVKIFSFSYSFWRSNSASTLEIFAPLLVAALIYLLK from the exons ATGACAGGAAG AGGGTTGTGTGTTAATATTAAAGCTGATTACCATGTTAACTACACAATGGTATTCCAGTACACCAAATGCTACTATTGTGTTAAACTAATAGTTCGGACTGTTAATGTTTTGGAGAAAATTGAAACACCATGTGTGGATGTTGGACAAGACGAAGAGCCAACAGTTGAAAGAGTCTGCAAAGGACTTAATCCCGATCAATCTCTAACTACATTGTTCTCAGAGAATTCTGTCCCA GTGAATTGCAGATCATCACTTGAAGGTGTGTGGCAGTTTGCCTATCAGAATCGTTTCAGGTTTACTGGAGAGTGCAAGCATCCAGATGCTCAGATCAAATCCTGTCAAACAGCTGGCACACAGTTTTTGATTACTAATCAGAAGTTTAATATCACATATAGGAAGTGCTCTGGAATGTCTGGTACTTTTGATGGTGTTGTTGAATATAGCTGTTTag gtcATTGGTTTGTTGATAAAAATCATTTCTTTGCTGTTGCAAACACGAAAGAGTCTCGTAAAGATGAAAGATACCGTTGCTTTTTAAAAAACAGAGATGATGATTTATATATTGGTGCATCAATTACTCCACAGTGCAATACATTAAAAACTGTTGAGAAATCACCAGAGAGATACAGAATTACTCCTGTGAAG gcAGAGGTAGTAGAACCAGGATGTCGATTACCACAAAACTTTTCTGGTGATTGGATCAACACTGCTAATATTGATGctgatgtttttattaatgaaacacATATAATTGAAACTTATTATCCCGATGAGAGCAGATCCAGGCGTACTATTTATGTCTGCAG AGAACAACGTGACAGTCGTGTAATGATGGCTCGCCTTACTGTTGACGGTTGTCAGAAGGATTATGTCTGCTTCGATTTTGTACCACAACATCACAATGTTATAAG ATATCGTAAAGGTTTAGCTATGATACAGAGTAATTTCCATACAGTATGCTCATGGGTGCAATTTAAAAATACGCAGCAATGGCGATACGATATTTTCCTGAAAAAAGTTCCCACACCCATACGTTGTCCTGTAGccggtaaatttaattttacacaaaGGGGTGACGTTCGATTCGAAACAAGAATTTTGGGTGGTGTAACACTGAGCCCTCGACCAAACTTGTACTGCAAGTTGAATTTAAGTGACTTTTCAGTTTGTGACACAGAACAAAAGACTATTCAAATAAAGGAAAATTACTGTCTTTCTGTAGACTATTTAGGTAGACCAGTAGATATTTACAGTGATCCcgattataaaatgaattgtatAGGTTATTGGAAAGAGAATTTGAAATCTTATCTCATTACCTTTGATGAGTTAGATCCCTTCTCAAAGTACAGATGCTGGGTTTATCAGAGAGCTGATCTAAACAG GGTTCTCATGTCTCAAGCGTTGGGTCCATACTGTGACCTAAAACAGGATGTGACCTCATGGAACTATACAGAAGGCGCAGCAGTCGCCATTGAAATGGAGGAGTACGAAAGAGAAAGAGATCAATGCCCTATGCGTTTTGATGATGGAAGTGATCCTTGgacaaataaagaaaatcatGTTAAAATTTTCTCTTTCAGTTACTCATTTTGGAGGAGTAATTCTGCATCTACATTAGAAATATTTGCCCCACTTTTAGTTGCagctttaatttacttattgaaATAG
- the LOC126768755 gene encoding protein FAM32A-like — translation MVEDDEYACVNKVQLRIKDTSGIKKKKKKKKNKETEKVIENEVKQQIKQHVNTDTRTKAELAFQKMQEKMQKQRILQKAEMTHKQRVEKFNQHLDSLTEHFDIPKVSWTK, via the exons ATGGTCGAAGACGATGAATACGCCTGTGTAAACAAAGTTCAGCTACGAATTAAAGATACTTCTGGaataaaaaagaagaagaagaaaaagaaaaataaagaaactgaAAAAGTCATCGAAAATGAAGTTAAGCAACAAATTAAACAACATGTGAATACCGATACACGGACAAAAGCCGAATTAGCATTCCAAAAAATGCAAGAAAAAATG caaAAGCAAAGAATCCTCCAAAAAGCAGAAATGACTCACAAGCAAAGAGTAGAGAAGTTTAACCAACATCTGGACAGTTTGACAGAACACTTTGATATTCCGAAAGTATCATGGacaaaataa